A genomic stretch from Lathyrus oleraceus cultivar Zhongwan6 chromosome 2, CAAS_Psat_ZW6_1.0, whole genome shotgun sequence includes:
- the LOC127122812 gene encoding uncharacterized protein LOC127122812, with amino-acid sequence MQQWNGGLHPQGVPQEAEGGSFRDFFRMNPPEFHGGLNPVKAQEWITSMERIFQIVHCSEENKVVFSSHMMKGTTVRCSLRTQKEFEFQQFRQGTMTVAAYAEKFEDMAAYFRQAAYAPDGRQYYVAENSLKKVQEERDRYRSGQRDQGRPGSQFRLRSQAFKGKQVQHARPNHPPQCQVCKKSHFGRCPGSGVRCFTCQREGHMFRECPQNKNQMQGRSVGRVYTLDARKAKSKNALITGTCLVNEYPCFVLFNCEATHYFVSIQCMKRLGLQAIPLSPPMVVTTAVDDVVQTPLICEYCSLSLNGRVFQIDLICLPFKKVDVVLGMDWLSANSVFIGCEEKLIIIPYNE; translated from the exons ATGCAACAGTGGAATGGTGGTTTGCATCCTCAAGGGGTTCCACAAGAAGCTGAAGGTGGTAGTTTCCGAGATTTCTTCCGCATGAATCCTCCTGAATTCCATGGTGGGTTGAATCCTGTGAAGGCTCAGGAGTGGATAACCAGCATGGAAAGGATTTTTCAGATAGTGCATTGTAGTGAAGAGAATAAGGTTGTGTTTTCTTCTCACATGATGAAAGGTACGACTGTGAGATG TTCTTTGAGGACTCAGAAAGAGTTTGAGTTTCAACAGTTTAGGCAGGGTACTATGACAGTAGCTGCGTATGCTGAGAAGTTCGAAGATATGGCTGCTTATTTTAGACAAGCTGCGTACGCACCAGATGGGAG GCAATACTATGTGGCTGAGAACAGTTTGAAGAAAGTTCAAGAAGAAAGGGATCGGTATAGGAGTGGACAAAGAGACCAAGGAAGGCCAGGAAGCCAATTCAGGCTTAGATCTCAGGCTTTCAAAGGAAAACAGGTGCAACACGCAAGACCTAACCATCCACCTCAATGTCAAGTGTGTAAGAAGTCTCATTTTGGAAGATGTCCTGGAAGTGGAGTTAGGTGTTTTACTTGTCAGAGGGAGGGACACATGTTTAGGGAATGTCCTCAGAATAAGAATCAGATGCAGGGGAGGAGCGTCGGTCGAGTTTATACTTTGGATGCAAGGAAGGCTAAGAGCAAAAATGCCTTAATTACTGGTACGTGTCTCGTCAATGAATATCCTTGTTTTGTATTGTTTAATTGTGAGGCGACGCACTATTTTGTATCAATTCAGTGCATGAAGCGTCTTGGCTTGCAAGCAATTCCCTTGTCTCCTCCTATGGTGGTTACTACCGCCGTGGATGATGTGGTTCAGACACCATTGATTTGTGAATATTGTTCGCTCTCGCTGAATGGTAGAGTTTTCCAGATTGATCTTATTTGTTTACCATTTAAGAAGGTTGATGTGGTTTTGGGGATGGATTGGCTCTCTGCCAATTCGGTGTTTATTGGATGCGAAGAGAAGTTGATTATCATTCCATATAATGaataa